In the Populus nigra chromosome 2, ddPopNigr1.1, whole genome shotgun sequence genome, CGGCAATATCCAGATTAACATATGGACTATAAGCAAAATTACATTACTTGACCCTAAGAAAGCATCATACAGGACCATGTTACTTCATTAAAGATTACTAATTACAACGATAAGCTCTAATATGCGACAGCTTGCAATGCCAACACTTCCAAGTATTCCCAAAGCATAAAAACAAGATTCATTTCACGATGCAGACATAGAATTACAGGTATTCACAAGATCCTAGACTTATAATTAAAGCCCTGAAATTTCAACCTCCATAAACTCtccaataaaatcataaaatccatACTCTTAATCAAAATAAGACAACTAATTACTCAACAAAAATTAACAAGCAGGcccagaaattaaaatttaccttAGCATGATCGACAAGAGCATACTCGTACAAAACCCAACCAGTCCTGACTGCACTCTTAACAGAATTCCCcatgtaaaaaacaaacctaGTCCTTGTACCCATGACCGCCTCCCCGCCTGGACCCACCACAACATCCCTAACCCTACCACTTATCCTCCAAAACCCTCCCTTTGCCTTCCTCCTCGGAACCCTAACTTGCTCCTTCGTATAACAATACCAGTGTCTCTTCCTCGCTTTATAACCATACGCATAGCACGCATTCTCAGGTAAATCAAACGGCTCGTAATCGTACAAATCCAGCTCCTTAATCAAATCATAGCCGTTGACATCATCGGTGTCGTTAGGAATGGTGCGGTTCTTGTTTTTGAGGTAGTAACAGAAGAGTTGTTCGTCGGAAGGGTAAAATCGGCAACCAGGTGGGAGTGAAGACGACAGCGTTTTGGGGTTTGTGTTGTTCTCTTCCATTGAAGTATTCGTGAGCGCAGCAAAGGAAAAAGCCTTGCGGGGTCGAAGGGGTTTGTATATAGAGAAAAAGATGCGTGCCCTTGAAGTTTTTCGCTCACTCTAGTGCTACTCTGGTGTATGTTCGCTTCATCTGCCAACCACACCTTAAtttctctgttctttttttttttccctggttTAATTTTTCACGGGTCAAATGTGGACTTTTACAGTAACCTGCGTGGAGTGTGAAAAACTGTCATGCTTCTAGCGGAGCTTATCCTATCTAAGACGACGTTTGGTAATATGGTAatggtagggttttttttttttttttttgtcaaataaaaaaaaatattagttggGCAAATAATTTCTGTATTTTGCACTCAGTCgtattaacttttatttatgaaaaattattttttatttattttatatttaaaaattcatcaaacattaattttaaccaaatatatttttaaaaatttaattttttaaaaccacagcTAAAAAAATGCCTAACATTccctgagttttttttcttaacccaCGAGTATGTTTAGAATTATgtgaatttcatttaatttgaagggtaaataaattttatagtttgaattgatttaaattttaaatggaatttaattaataaacaatGTGCAAAAGTTGCTACGATAACCTCTCTCACAATAAATGTTCAAaacaatattctaaaaataatattaatacaaaCTTTTCTACTCGGCATCAATCCTTGTCATTATATTCGTGTTCCTCGTAAGGTATATTATCAAtcttccctttcctttttttcccgagtatttctttttattttttctatattaaggGCAAACTAGGTGAGATtgttaattcaattaattttcatatgtgtttcaaatagtataattaaatttaattgtatagtttagtattttattatagatataaaaattataacaagttatcatttaaattcaattttgcttataaattaaattcaatttagaatcctatttgttttcaaataggGTATAAGAAATTTTGAAGATGATTTTCAGACCCTAGATTTAATATAGAAAAGAGTTTGAACTATTGGATTCTCAAGTCatctaaaatcaattatttttaattaattagtattgttccaccttttatttttaacaaaaaaaaacactaattgataaaactaaatttaaattgggtttaGCTAGATTAATCAAATCACTAATAATTTAGGCaagtttatgtatttttatcgagtcattgttattttattcaagCTTAGATTTACTTTAAGCCgggttttaaattataaaattttcaaataacttgCACCGAAGAAGGCTCGGATTTAAAAGTCATGAAAACAATATTTCAATGCATATTATACCCTCTAAGCCTATTCATCTGTATATATatgtcaaatatatatatttttaataatatttgttttttttttaattttgctttgaAAGACTTTgcatttttaaccaattttaaTGTCAAGAATGAAAGTAACTTCCAGTGGAGTTTTAATCTAGCTATTTACGCTATGAATAATGCAATACACATGAAATGTATCCTCTACCATCCATGCTTGCTGGTTTGGTAGCATGTGAAGTCCATCCATCGAGCCCTCGATGTGAGTGGTTGATATTACTATAAAATTAAGGCCCCATTTACGTTGttgaaaaatgatttctttatattgatgaattttatagaaaataatttttaaaaaattatgttactgtttgatatttgattttattataaaaataaaccaaaaaatattttttattatcaaatagtGTTGTAGAgaataagttaaaaataatttaatatttttttaaacaatgttATAAATCttgtagtattttttattaatgtatttgcAGGCAAACAAACGGAGCCTGGTGGGCGGTAAATATTGCAGGCTGATTAGGAAGGAGCAACGACCTTACCTTTTTCGTTGTCAAATTGTCAGAGGACCCACACCGTGGAAAAATTTGTCCTGTCCCGAGCTGAGTTGGCTGTCTGATGGGGTAAGGGTTGACGGCGACTGGGTTTTGATTGGTCAACGTGGAATGAAGAAGAACTAACATGACCTTCGAGGTATGGTTGAGCTCCCCGTCCTGCTGTGTTGTTGCTTTTTATGGCTTCTATTTCTTGAGGTGGTATAGAGTGATGGTATAGCTCTGAGGGATGCTAGTATGAAAGGAAACACGTTGGTAATTTGGGGAGAGTATGAGACGGTGGTTAACTTGGTACTCGCTCCACAAGTTGATGGATGGAGTTTAGTGAGCACGTGTTTAGCGCAACACGCGAGTTTGTAATTTATCTAGGTATACATGCGGTGTGTGCGAGTAGTACAAGGAATCGTTGAAAGGGACAAAAGGAGATACCACTGGCACTGGAGGGGAAAGAGGTACTCTTTTTTCCAATGATTTAGGCTGTGCTGCCTCTTTTGTTTTCCGGCTGCGTACTGGCCCAAGGCCCAAACTAGCAATAAGTAATAATACTCCTAAAAGTGACCGTATTTTCAACTGTAAAAATGTATTTgctttataattaatgtttttttaatacatttcaacaataaaattttgatcgttcgataaaaaaaattattttaatatatttttaagtaaaaaatatttttaaaatatattatcatatatTATAATACCGAATATAcactaaaattatttatattgccA is a window encoding:
- the LOC133681562 gene encoding NAC transcription factor 29-like, yielding MEENNTNPKTLSSSLPPGCRFYPSDEQLFCYYLKNKNRTIPNDTDDVNGYDLIKELDLYDYEPFDLPENACYAYGYKARKRHWYCYTKEQVRVPRRKAKGGFWRISGRVRDVVVGPGGEAVMGTRTRFVFYMGNSVKSAVRTGWVLYEYALVDHAKASFVLCRVFVKSRGGNSISENVVSSCAEESVSALPSIGAQHDEFLTPGIAKAKGPNDLSRYSARLDRELDDQVTTRPLSISSFQFPSDSQCNEAVRRTSGPTGGNMYVDAETSQQLQSILEGDFIELDDLVD